Within the Enterobacter bugandensis genome, the region ACCGACAGCCTAAAGCGCCGTGGGAAGTCTAATCCCACTGTCTCAGACCTCGTTTCGCTTTATTAATTGGATGCTATGAATTCCCGACAACAACTCATTTTGCAGATGGTCATCGATCAGGGGCGCGTAAGCGTCGTTGAGCTGGCTAAAACCACCGGCGTTTCAGAAGTGACCATCCGTCAGGATCTTAATCTGCTGGAAAAACAGAGCTACCTGCGCCGTGCGCATGGCTATGCCGTGCCGCTGGACAGCGACGACGTTGAGACGCGCATGATGAATAACTACGCGCTTAAACGAGAACTGGCAGAATTTGCTGCATCGCTGGTAAACCCTGGCGAGACGGTCTTTATTGAAAACGGCAGCAGCAACGCTCTTCTGGCACGTACGCTCGCCGAACAAAAAGACGTTACCATCATCACCGTCAGTAGCTATATCGCCCATTTGCTCAAAGAGACGCGCTGTGAGGTGATTTTGCTGGGCGGCATTTACCAGAAAAAAAGTGAGAGCATGGTAGGCCCGCTAACCCGGCAGTATGTCCAGCAGGTTCATTTCAGTAAGGCGTTTATCGGTATTGACGGCTGGCAGCCGGAGACAGGCTTCACCGGCCGGGATATGATGCGATCTGACGTTGTGAATGCCGTTCTGGAAAAAGAGTGTGAAGCCATTGTGCTGACCGACAGCTCTAAATTTGGCGCCGTCCATCCTTACACCATGGGTCCAGCCTCACGCTTTAGCCGCGTAATTACCGACGAAAGGTTAAGCGACGAACATCGTAATACACTGGAAGATGACGGTCTCATTGTCGATATTATTAAAACGCCCGCCTGAGTCCATTTGCGCCCGTATTCCGGGCGCATATGCCCCCTTCGTCTGAGAGGATTCCTATCCATCCTTTAAGAGTTTTTACCTGTTTAACCTGCCGTAAAGTCGTAAAATTAATGTTAGCGATATAACAGGAAGTGACTATCACCTGCGTGATTACGTAACGCCTGCGCGACCAGCTTTCACGGAAAAAAGAATTGAGTATTCATTTTGACTATACTCAATGTGTACATCTTTCCGTGAATCGATAATTCAGGAGAAAGTATTATGACCTTAACCAGCAAAAAATTAGCCGCCGCTGTTCTGGCAATCACTGTAGCAATGTCCCTGAGCGCGTGCTCTAACTGGTCTAAACGTGACCGTAACACCGCAATTGGCGCCGGTGCTGGTGCGCTCGGTGGTGCAGTATTAACGGATGGTAGTACGCTGGGTACATTAGGCGGCGCTGCTGTCGGTGGTATTATCGGTCACCAGGTTGGCAAATAATTATTCTATCAGCCTTCCCGCTAAGGCGATTTAGCATCGCATTTCAGGTCTGACTAACGCACGTATATAACACGAGCCACGGCATTTGCCGTGGCTTATTTATTTTAGCCGCCTGCCAGTTTTACTTTCATGCCTTTGGCTTCAAGGAGCGATTTAATTAAATCGCGTTTATCACCCTGAATTTCGATAATGCCGTCCTTC harbors:
- the yciT gene encoding DNA-binding transcriptional regulator YciT: MNSRQQLILQMVIDQGRVSVVELAKTTGVSEVTIRQDLNLLEKQSYLRRAHGYAVPLDSDDVETRMMNNYALKRELAEFAASLVNPGETVFIENGSSNALLARTLAEQKDVTIITVSSYIAHLLKETRCEVILLGGIYQKKSESMVGPLTRQYVQQVHFSKAFIGIDGWQPETGFTGRDMMRSDVVNAVLEKECEAIVLTDSSKFGAVHPYTMGPASRFSRVITDERLSDEHRNTLEDDGLIVDIIKTPA
- the osmB gene encoding osmotically-inducible lipoprotein OsmB, with the translated sequence MTLTSKKLAAAVLAITVAMSLSACSNWSKRDRNTAIGAGAGALGGAVLTDGSTLGTLGGAAVGGIIGHQVGK